ATAGCGCTGGCCATAAGGCGTGCGGCCATATTGGTGCCATTCGCCATCGGCCATGTCGCCGCCATAGGACGGTGTGGCGCTGGCCACATCCATCGGCAACGTGCCGGGCTTGTCATAGGGGTCCTGCGTCATCGAATAGCCCGCGACAACAAGCGCGACCAGCACCGGCAGGGCCACTGGCCAGGCGCTGGCGGCAATACCGCCTTCGCGGCGATGCAGCGGTCCCAGCCTGCGGCGGATGGCAGGCAGAAGCAGCACAAAGCCAAGCACGATGACCAGCCCGCCGCGCGTACCAAGCTGCCACCAGTCAAAGCCGACCTCCCAGATCGCCCAGCCCAGGCAGCCGAGAATGAACAGCCCGTAGATCCAAAGCGCCGACGCCTTGCGCATCACCAGCAGCAGCGCAACGAGGATGAAGGCGATACCGGCGATGAGGTAAAACGGGCTACCGCCGAGCGACAGGAGATAGCCGCCCCCGCCGCCGAGCGCGAGCCCGATGACGGCGAAGACGACCGCTGTAACGATGAGGATCATGGGACAAATCCGATGCATGTTGAAAATAAGCGGGGGTGCGTCAAAAATTTACGCATAGGTGAACTGCAAACGCGGGAGCGACCGTTAGGTTCCTACCGATCTTACCGGCAAATCAAATTTTGAGACCAAATACTCTTACCCATACCCTTGCGCGCATCGATCGGCCTTGCCATGGTCTGGCGCAAAATCAGCAGGAGGGATCATGACCAAGGCGCTGCTTCTCATTGATATCCAGAACGGCTTTTGCCCGGGCGGCAATCTGCCGGTGGCAGAGGGCGATCAGATCGTTCCCATCGCCAATGCCCTAATGGCCAGCGGGTCCTATGACCTGATCGTCGCCTCGCAGGACTGGCATCCGGCCAATCACGGCAGCTTCGCCTCCCAGCATCCCGGCGCCAAGGTTTTCGAACTGGGCGAGCTTTCCGGCAAGCCGCAAATGATGTGGCCGGACCATTGCGTACAGGGGACAGTGGATGCCGCGTTTCACCCCGGCCTCGACCTCTCCCGGATCGACCATGTGCAGAAAAAGGGACTGAACCCGTTGGTGGACAGCTATTCGGCCTTCCGCGACAACGATCAAACGGCCCTGACTGGCCTTGGTACCTGGCTGATCGACAAGGGCGTCACCGAACTGGATGTCATGGGCCTTGCCACCGATTACTGCGTCAAGTTTTCCGTGCTGGATGCGCTGGACATGCTGCCGGGCGTTACCGTGCGCTTGATTGTCGATGGCAGCCGGGGCATTGATCCGCAAACGGTGGAGGCAGCGATTGCCGACATGCAGGCCCATGGCGCACGGTTGATCACCAGCGCGGATGTCCTCGCCTAACAAACATCTGCTACTGCAAAAAGAATGGGTTCGGGAGGGCCGCCATGGAGATTATCAACACGATTGCAGCCCTGCGCCACAGGCTCGATGCCTGCCGCAAGGCTGGAAAATCCATCGGTTTCGTGCCGACCATGGGCTATCTGCATAAGGGTCACCTGACGCTGGTCGAACAGGCCAAGGCTGAAAATGCCGTGACCGTTGCGTCGATCTTCGTCAACCCGCTGCAATTCGGCAAGGGCGAGGATCTGGAGAAATATCCCCGCGATCTTGAGCGCGACAGTGAGATGCTGGAGGCGGCAGGCGTCGATTTTCTGTTCGCGCCTGGCGTGGCGGACATGTATCCGCGCCCGATGGAGACAGTCGTTGATCTGCCGGGGTTGGGCGGTGAGCTGGAAGGCAAGGCCCGGCCCGGCCATTTCGCGGGCGTGGCAACCGTCGTCACCAAACTGTTCAACATCGTCCAACCGGATGCCGCCTATTTTGGCGAGAAGGATTATCAGCAGGTGGCGATCATCCGCCGCATGGTGGACGATCTCGCCATGCCGGTGCGTGTCGTGCCGGTGGCAACCGTGCGAGAGGCCGATGGGCTGGCTTGCTCATCGCGCAATGTCTACCTGACCGAGGAGCAGCGCGCTGCCGCCACCATCGTGCCGAAGGCGCTAGATGAGGCGGAACGTCTTTATAAAGCCGGTATGCGCGATACGGCGGAGATGGAAGCAGCCCTTGCCGCCTTCATTGCCCGGGAGCCGCAGGCAAAGCCCGATGTGGTCGCCGTGCGTCACCCCGATACGCTGGCCACTCTGCCCCACCTGGACCAGCCGTTTCTGGTGCTGCTTTACGTGCAGATCGGCACGACCAAGCTGCTGGATAACCGGGTCATCACCATCAAAAGCAAAAAGGAAGCCGCCGAGTGAGCGCCCCGCCCCGCCAGAAACGCCTAACGCCCACCACCATTGCCGCGCTGAAGCATCAGCGCCCCATCGTCTCGCTCACCGCCTATACCACGCCGATGGCGCGGCTGATGGATGCGCATTGCGATCTGCTGCTGGTCGGCGACAGCCTTGGCATGGTGCTGTACGGGTTGGACACCACGGTTGGCGTCACCCTGGAGATGATGATTGCCCATGGGCAAGCCGTGTTACGTGGAGTCAATCGTGCCTGCGTTATCATCGATATGCCGTTCGGTTCCTATCAGGAATCGAGGGAACAGGCCTTCCGCAATGCGGCACGGATTATGAAGGAAACCGGCTGCGATGGCATCAAGCTGGAAGGCGGCACGGAAATGGCCGAGACCGTCGCCTTTCTGGTGGAACGCGGCATTCCCGTGCTGGGCCATGTCGGGCTGATGCCACAGCAGGTCAACACATCAGGCGGCTACCGCTCCAAAGGCCATGATGAAGCGGAAGCCGACAAGATCCGGGCCGACGCCACCGCCATAGCCAAGGCAGGCGCTTTTGCGCTGGTCATCGAAGGCACCGTGGAGCCTTTGGCGCGGGAGATAACCCAGACCCTTTCTGTCCCCACCATCGGCATCGGCGCCTCGCCTGCCTGTGATGGCCAGATCCTGGTCTCGGACGACATGCTGGGCCTGTTCAACGATTTTAAGCCGCGCTTCGTCAAGCATTATGCTGAGCTGGCCGGAGTCATTTCAAAGGCGGTGGAAGACTATGCGACCGAGGTCAAGGCACGGCAATTTCCCGGGCCGGAGCATACATTCCAGCCGCGTAAATCGTAACCGCTAAAGAGACGGTAGCGCCTCCCGCCTTCATCTGGCGCGAGGCGCTACGGCTATTTGACGATGACAAGCAGCCCCGCGGCAATCAGCAATGTGCAAAACGACAGAACCAGAGTGCGTTCATCCACCTTATGGGCCAAATGAACGCCTGCTGGCACGCCTAAAAGCCCGCCGATGGCCAACATGAGGCCGAGGGTCCAATCGACATGGCCATAATAGCCGTATTGCATCAGGCTGATGCTGCATCCTGGCAGTGCCAGCGCCAGTCCCAAGCCTTGCGCCCGAACCTGGGAATGCCCGTAGAACATCACCAACAAGGGAACGGCCAGCATGGCGCCTCCGACCCCAAACAAGCCGAGCGATATGCCGCCAATCGCGCCTGGCAAGAAGGCCCATCGATAATCAAGGCCATGTGAGACGAATTTTATGTTTCGCGTGATGGCGACAAACGCCGCAAGCAACATCAAAAACACGCCATACCAGAGCTTCAATGTCTCGCTCGACAGCGATAAGGCCCAGAGAGAGCTGATCGCCGATGTGACGCTGCCACTGGCGGCCAGCACAAGGGCCGTCTTGAGATCGAAGCTGCCCTTGTTGCGGTATTTCACCAGGGCATAGAGGACATTGGTGACAACCATGACCAAAGCTGTCCCTTGGGCCAGCTTCTGGTCATAGGCAGCAAACAGCACGAGAAGCGGGATTGCAAATGTCCCGCCTCCTGTTCCCAGGAAGCCTCCCGCCGTCCCGAGCAACGCGCCGAAGGGAACGCCTATAACACTCATCAACATCGTGTTTAATCCTATGCCGCGACGCTGGCGTGTTGGTCTGCCAAGCAGAGGACGGTCGGGCCGGACTCCTGACGAGAATTTGGAAAGTCGCTGTTGTAATGACAGCCGCGACTTTCAGACCGCGACAAGGCGCTGTCGATGACAATCCGCGCCGTCACCACCATGTTGTGCAAGTCGCTAAGGTCGAAAGAGTGGGGATGCGATGTCAACATCGCCTCGACTTCCGAATGAAGCAGGTCAATCCTTCTGCGGGCCGCATGAAGCGAGTCCTGACTGCGAACGATGCCCACATAATTCCACATCACCGTTCTG
The Allorhizobium ampelinum S4 genome window above contains:
- the panC gene encoding pantoate--beta-alanine ligase — translated: MEIINTIAALRHRLDACRKAGKSIGFVPTMGYLHKGHLTLVEQAKAENAVTVASIFVNPLQFGKGEDLEKYPRDLERDSEMLEAAGVDFLFAPGVADMYPRPMETVVDLPGLGGELEGKARPGHFAGVATVVTKLFNIVQPDAAYFGEKDYQQVAIIRRMVDDLAMPVRVVPVATVREADGLACSSRNVYLTEEQRAAATIVPKALDEAERLYKAGMRDTAEMEAALAAFIAREPQAKPDVVAVRHPDTLATLPHLDQPFLVLLYVQIGTTKLLDNRVITIKSKKEAAE
- a CDS encoding sulfite exporter TauE/SafE family protein; this translates as MLMSVIGVPFGALLGTAGGFLGTGGGTFAIPLLVLFAAYDQKLAQGTALVMVVTNVLYALVKYRNKGSFDLKTALVLAASGSVTSAISSLWALSLSSETLKLWYGVFLMLLAAFVAITRNIKFVSHGLDYRWAFLPGAIGGISLGLFGVGGAMLAVPLLVMFYGHSQVRAQGLGLALALPGCSISLMQYGYYGHVDWTLGLMLAIGGLLGVPAGVHLAHKVDERTLVLSFCTLLIAAGLLVIVK
- the panB gene encoding 3-methyl-2-oxobutanoate hydroxymethyltransferase, producing the protein MSAPPRQKRLTPTTIAALKHQRPIVSLTAYTTPMARLMDAHCDLLLVGDSLGMVLYGLDTTVGVTLEMMIAHGQAVLRGVNRACVIIDMPFGSYQESREQAFRNAARIMKETGCDGIKLEGGTEMAETVAFLVERGIPVLGHVGLMPQQVNTSGGYRSKGHDEAEADKIRADATAIAKAGAFALVIEGTVEPLAREITQTLSVPTIGIGASPACDGQILVSDDMLGLFNDFKPRFVKHYAELAGVISKAVEDYATEVKARQFPGPEHTFQPRKS
- the pncA gene encoding bifunctional nicotinamidase/pyrazinamidase, with protein sequence MTKALLLIDIQNGFCPGGNLPVAEGDQIVPIANALMASGSYDLIVASQDWHPANHGSFASQHPGAKVFELGELSGKPQMMWPDHCVQGTVDAAFHPGLDLSRIDHVQKKGLNPLVDSYSAFRDNDQTALTGLGTWLIDKGVTELDVMGLATDYCVKFSVLDALDMLPGVTVRLIVDGSRGIDPQTVEAAIADMQAHGARLITSADVLA